Proteins encoded by one window of Conger conger chromosome 1, fConCon1.1, whole genome shotgun sequence:
- the LOC133128594 gene encoding myelin-associated glycoprotein-like isoform X2: MIGAERLILIGCLLQGALGREWAVWMPQSIDALSGSCVLIPCRFEMPEYHSNYGSTYDNLLKRYPDSVTGLWRKDRRTVFDSRSQSESHLKGRITGKLLQKRLSTQTQVNPREGGGDGGDLCEFELLCCSPLSQTPPKSDMDPQAE; this comes from the exons gagCCCTGGGCAGAGAGTGGGCAGTCTGGATGCCTCAGAGTATAGACGCTCTGAGTGGATCCTGTGTGCTGATTCCCTGCAGATTTGAAATGCCAGAATATCACTCTAACTATGGGTCTACCTATGATAACTTGCTGAAACGCTATCCAGACTCCGTTACAGGACTATGGCGTAAAGATAGAAGAACAGTGTTTGATTCCAGAAGCCAATCTGAATCTCATCTGAAAGGAAGGATCACTGGAAAGCTTTTGCAGAAGAG ACTCTCCACCCAAACCCAAGTTAACCCCAGagaaggtggaggtgatggaggggaCCTCTGTGAATTTGAGCTGCTCTGCTGCAGCcccctgtcccaaactccccccAAATCTGACATGgacccccaggctgagtga
- the LOC133128594 gene encoding myelin-associated glycoprotein-like isoform X1 translates to MIGAERLILIGCLLQGALGREWAVWMPQSIDALSGSCVLIPCRFEMPEYHSNYGSTYDNLLKRYPDSVTGLWRKDRRTVFDSRSQSESHLKGRITGKLLQKRCTTVLENLPQYYSDQYYFRLETSYFQLNFHPAVQIIIKDSPPKPKLTPEKVEVMEGTSVNLSCSAAAPCPKLPPNLTWTPRLSESVDQLQENEDETKSVSSDLIFTASHLHHGQKITCRAL, encoded by the exons gagCCCTGGGCAGAGAGTGGGCAGTCTGGATGCCTCAGAGTATAGACGCTCTGAGTGGATCCTGTGTGCTGATTCCCTGCAGATTTGAAATGCCAGAATATCACTCTAACTATGGGTCTACCTATGATAACTTGCTGAAACGCTATCCAGACTCCGTTACAGGACTATGGCGTAAAGATAGAAGAACAGTGTTTGATTCCAGAAGCCAATCTGAATCTCATCTGAAAGGAAGGATCACTGGAAAGCTTTTGCAGAAGAGGTGCACTACAGTTCTGGAGAACCTTCCTCAGTATTATAGTGATCAATATTACTTCAGATTAGAAACCTCTTATTTCCAATTGAATTTTCATCCAGCTGTTCAAATTATTATCAAAG ACTCTCCACCCAAACCCAAGTTAACCCCAGagaaggtggaggtgatggaggggaCCTCTGTGAATTTGAGCTGCTCTGCTGCAGCcccctgtcccaaactccccccAAATCTGACATGgacccccaggctgagtgagagTGTGGATCAACTGCAAGAGAATGAGGATGAAACCAAATCTGTGTCTTCTGATCTTATCTTCACTGCTTCCCACCTCCACCATGGGCAGAAG